The following are encoded in a window of Novosphingobium sp. ZN18A2 genomic DNA:
- a CDS encoding transposase, whose translation MPRVIDCADQGAISLAECTDRLARRGFDPADEESLHEAARDLRRLGNDRSFLGDLLLDELERGFSAAAEHGESYGPQVVMLANPCGDCFLRANIWPAASETILRASGGDAFAFGLPHDHNFDFLTLGYFGPGYRSDYYTYDYQAVAGWSGEPAHLHFVERGGLKEGEIMLYRAHLDVHSQIPPEALSVSINVMHMDAAQGWFDQYAFDTRNDTVLRILSQGANDVVLRMAVAMGSDDARALAEDFGLRHPSDRMRLAAWDALALADPAPASRVAIWERAEARGSPMVSREAQRRLALIPA comes from the coding sequence TTGCCCCGCGTAATCGACTGCGCCGACCAAGGTGCAATTTCGCTGGCCGAATGCACGGACCGGCTGGCCCGGCGCGGCTTCGACCCGGCCGATGAAGAAAGCCTGCACGAAGCCGCGCGAGACTTGCGTCGGCTGGGCAACGATCGCTCTTTCCTGGGCGATCTTTTGCTGGATGAGCTTGAGCGTGGATTTTCGGCGGCGGCCGAACATGGCGAAAGCTATGGGCCGCAGGTGGTCATGCTGGCAAATCCGTGTGGCGATTGCTTCCTGCGTGCCAACATCTGGCCCGCCGCCAGCGAAACGATCCTGCGCGCCAGCGGCGGCGATGCCTTTGCATTCGGATTGCCGCACGATCACAACTTCGATTTCCTGACGCTCGGCTATTTCGGCCCCGGCTATCGCAGCGACTATTATACCTACGACTATCAGGCTGTTGCGGGCTGGAGCGGCGAACCCGCGCACTTGCACTTTGTTGAACGCGGCGGTCTGAAAGAGGGCGAGATCATGCTTTATCGCGCGCATCTCGACGTCCACAGCCAGATCCCGCCAGAGGCGCTTTCGGTTTCGATCAATGTCATGCACATGGACGCCGCGCAGGGTTGGTTCGATCAGTACGCCTTCGATACGCGGAACGACACGGTACTGCGGATCCTCAGCCAGGGCGCCAACGACGTGGTGCTGCGCATGGCCGTGGCGATGGGAAGTGACGATGCGCGCGCACTGGCAGAGGATTTCGGCCTTCGCCATCCCAGCGACCGGATGCGCCTTGCCGCATGGGACGCGCTGGCGCTGGCCGACCCTGCCCCCGCATCGCGCGTGGCCATCTGGGAGCGGGCAGAGGCGCGCGGAAGCCCGATGGTCTCGCGCGAGGCGCAGCGCCGACTTGCCCTCATTCCGGCGTAG
- the acpS gene encoding holo-ACP synthase, whose amino-acid sequence MIIAIGSDLCNIERIASSLDRFGERFELRVFTEVERAKAARRPYTRAGTYAKRFAAKEAFSKAVGTGFKAGVFMKDIGVVNARSGAPTLALTGGAAARLAAITPDGHEAIVHLTLTDDHPWAQAFVVIEARAL is encoded by the coding sequence ATGATCATCGCCATCGGTTCCGACCTCTGCAATATCGAGCGTATCGCCAGTTCGCTCGACCGCTTTGGCGAGCGCTTCGAACTGCGCGTGTTTACGGAGGTGGAGCGGGCCAAGGCCGCGCGCCGCCCCTATACCCGCGCGGGAACATACGCGAAGCGGTTCGCCGCCAAGGAGGCCTTTTCGAAGGCCGTGGGAACCGGCTTCAAGGCGGGTGTTTTCATGAAGGATATCGGCGTGGTCAATGCCCGCTCCGGCGCGCCCACACTGGCACTTACTGGCGGTGCGGCGGCGCGGCTGGCGGCGATTACGCCCGACGGACACGAAGCGATCGTGCACCTGACGCTGACAGACGATCATCCATGGGCCCAGGCCTTCGTGGTGATAGAGGCGCGTGCGCTGTGA
- a CDS encoding PaaI family thioesterase, with the protein MTGRGHSGYIGMEYSDHGDNWVELALPWREDLVGMAETGVLASGPVISLLDNATSIGVWVKRGKFQPQVTLDLRIDYLRAATPGKKIYGRGECYQIKRSMAFVRGIAHEGDLDDPIAHAAGIFILIGEG; encoded by the coding sequence ATGACGGGGCGCGGCCACAGCGGTTATATCGGGATGGAATATTCCGATCACGGCGATAACTGGGTGGAACTTGCCCTGCCCTGGCGCGAAGACCTGGTCGGCATGGCGGAAACGGGCGTGTTGGCATCCGGCCCGGTCATCTCGCTACTCGACAACGCGACGTCGATCGGGGTTTGGGTGAAGCGCGGAAAGTTCCAGCCTCAGGTCACGCTGGATCTGCGTATCGACTATCTGCGCGCCGCAACGCCGGGCAAGAAGATCTACGGTCGCGGCGAATGCTATCAGATCAAGCGGTCGATGGCCTTTGTGCGCGGTATTGCCCATGAAGGCGATCTTGACGATCCGATTGCCCATGCCGCGGGCATCTTCATCCTGATCGGCGAGGGTTGA
- a CDS encoding hotdog fold thioesterase, giving the protein MDDEIQRIASVLPPYARTMGMEVDRFDDGVPVLAYDFSHKIEGRPGYLHGGALGGLLEMAAHAALHAALDEKGVQVRFKPVNISIEYLRGGTEQRTFAMGRIIRSGRRVANLRVEAWQDARDKPVASAWMNFLLKPNDDRAA; this is encoded by the coding sequence ATGGACGACGAAATCCAGCGCATCGCTTCGGTGCTGCCGCCCTATGCCCGCACCATGGGCATGGAGGTGGACCGGTTCGACGATGGCGTGCCGGTGCTCGCCTACGATTTCAGCCACAAGATCGAAGGCCGCCCCGGATATCTCCACGGCGGCGCGCTGGGCGGACTGCTGGAAATGGCGGCCCATGCCGCGCTGCATGCCGCGCTTGACGAAAAGGGCGTGCAGGTGCGTTTCAAGCCGGTCAACATCTCGATCGAATATTTGCGCGGCGGGACAGAGCAACGCACGTTCGCGATGGGGCGGATCATCCGGTCCGGACGGCGCGTGGCCAATCTTCGTGTCGAAGCCTGGCAGGACGCGCGCGACAAGCCGGTGGCGTCAGCCTGGATGAACTTCCTGCTAAAGCCGAACGACGACCGGGCCGCCTAG
- the pyrE gene encoding orotate phosphoribosyltransferase: MQDEEVLAEFRSSQALLEGHFLLSSGRHSAHYLQCARVLMDPMRASRLAAALAAKMPRELRQQIGKVIAPAMGGVIIGHEMGRALGVEAMFVERPEGTFELRRGFSIEPGEKVLMVEDVVTTGLSSREAIKAIEDAGGEVIAEAALVDRSAGSVDLGVPFYPLVTLSFPTYADDELPPELAATPAVKPGSRAKP, encoded by the coding sequence ATGCAAGATGAAGAAGTCCTCGCCGAGTTCCGTTCGAGCCAGGCGTTGCTCGAAGGGCACTTCCTGCTCTCGTCGGGACGGCACAGTGCGCACTACCTGCAATGCGCGCGTGTCCTGATGGACCCGATGCGCGCGTCGCGCCTTGCCGCGGCGCTTGCCGCGAAGATGCCGCGCGAACTGCGCCAGCAGATCGGCAAGGTGATCGCCCCGGCGATGGGCGGCGTCATCATCGGCCACGAAATGGGCCGCGCGCTCGGGGTGGAAGCGATGTTTGTAGAGCGGCCCGAAGGCACGTTCGAACTGCGCCGCGGGTTTTCGATCGAACCCGGCGAAAAGGTTTTGATGGTGGAAGACGTGGTCACCACCGGCCTTTCCAGCCGCGAGGCGATCAAGGCGATAGAGGACGCGGGCGGCGAAGTGATAGCAGAGGCGGCGCTGGTCGACCGTTCGGCGGGCAGCGTCGATCTTGGCGTTCCGTTCTACCCGCTCGTCACGCTATCCTTCCCGACCTATGCCGACGACGAACTGCCGCCCGAACTTGCCGCGACGCCCGCGGTAAAGCCCGGCAGCCGCGCCAAGCCCTGA
- a CDS encoding pyridoxine 5'-phosphate synthase translates to MASVLSPGKLRLGVNIDHVATIRNARGGDHPDPVRAAEMVAGAGGDGITAHLREDRRHIRDDDIARIRAATNLPLNLEMAATEEMVGIALRHKPHAACIVPEKREERTTEGGLDAAGQFDRLAPLVARLGDAGIRVSLFIEPDARQVEAAMKLKAPVVEFHTGEYANLSGEERAAELKRIADMAALAAKNGIEPHAGHGLTYENVVPVAAIPQIAELNIGHYLIGEAIFTGLEASIRRMRELMDSAR, encoded by the coding sequence ATGGCGAGCGTGCTGAGCCCGGGCAAGCTGCGGCTGGGCGTGAACATCGATCACGTCGCGACGATCCGCAACGCGCGCGGCGGAGACCATCCCGATCCGGTGCGCGCGGCGGAAATGGTGGCGGGCGCGGGCGGCGACGGCATTACCGCGCACTTGCGCGAAGACCGACGCCATATCCGCGACGACGATATCGCGCGTATCCGGGCGGCGACCAATCTGCCGCTGAACCTGGAAATGGCGGCGACTGAAGAAATGGTCGGCATCGCGCTGCGCCACAAACCCCACGCCGCCTGCATCGTGCCCGAAAAGCGCGAGGAGCGGACCACCGAGGGCGGGCTTGACGCGGCGGGCCAGTTCGACCGGCTGGCTCCTCTGGTCGCGCGGCTGGGCGATGCGGGCATCCGCGTCAGCCTGTTTATCGAGCCCGACGCGCGGCAGGTGGAAGCGGCGATGAAGCTCAAGGCTCCGGTGGTCGAATTCCACACCGGCGAATATGCGAATCTGTCGGGCGAGGAACGCGCGGCGGAACTCAAGCGTATCGCGGACATGGCAGCACTGGCGGCAAAGAACGGCATCGAACCCCACGCGGGCCACGGGCTCACGTATGAAAACGTGGTGCCGGTTGCCGCCATCCCGCAGATCGCGGAGCTCAACATCGGACACTACCTGATCGGAGAGGCGATTTTCACCGGGCTGGAAGCAAGCATCCGGCGGATGCGCGAGCTGATGGATTCGGCGCGATGA
- a CDS encoding DUF3089 domain-containing protein, translating to MARKFLYFFAFLIVLVIAALIAMRIWSTELTKFAFVPRVAFEQQKPLAEKVYDDPAMWIARPGKGPTDPAQWIPSGWKQGAAPQSRAAVFFIHPTSYLAREHWNGPLDDHDSRQRADLLVKAMASPFNRSVDLWAPRYRQATIGTFLTDGPAAQEAVALAYGDIDKAFDYFLSSTPKDTPIILAGHSQGALQLMHLLKDRVAGTPLAKRVIAAYVIGWPVSTVHDLPFMGLPACATPTQAGCVMSWESFAEPADPSMVIEAYGRWPGLDGKPRAGTPILCTNPLTGSVGGSADAAANHGTLVPNSELTDGTIEPGKVPARCAPDGMLLIGDPPDLGSFVLPGNNYHLYDIPLFWVNLREDAARREAAWWQTH from the coding sequence ATGGCCCGCAAGTTCCTTTATTTCTTCGCATTCCTGATCGTCCTGGTGATCGCAGCGCTGATTGCCATGCGCATCTGGTCGACCGAGCTGACCAAGTTCGCCTTCGTGCCGCGCGTCGCCTTCGAACAGCAGAAGCCGCTGGCGGAAAAGGTCTATGACGATCCCGCAATGTGGATCGCCCGCCCCGGCAAGGGGCCGACCGATCCCGCGCAGTGGATTCCATCGGGCTGGAAGCAGGGTGCCGCGCCGCAATCGCGCGCGGCGGTGTTCTTCATCCACCCGACCAGCTATCTTGCCCGCGAACACTGGAACGGCCCGCTGGACGACCACGATTCCCGCCAGCGCGCCGATCTGCTGGTAAAGGCGATGGCCAGCCCGTTCAATCGTTCGGTGGACCTGTGGGCGCCGCGCTATCGCCAGGCGACCATCGGCACGTTCCTGACCGACGGCCCCGCCGCGCAGGAGGCCGTTGCCCTCGCCTATGGCGATATCGACAAGGCCTTCGACTATTTCCTCTCCAGCACGCCGAAGGATACGCCGATCATCCTTGCCGGGCACAGCCAGGGCGCGCTGCAACTGATGCACCTGCTGAAAGACCGGGTGGCCGGCACGCCGCTGGCGAAGCGGGTGATCGCCGCCTACGTGATCGGCTGGCCGGTATCGACCGTGCACGACCTGCCGTTCATGGGCCTGCCCGCCTGCGCCACGCCGACCCAGGCCGGTTGCGTGATGAGCTGGGAAAGCTTTGCGGAGCCTGCGGACCCGTCGATGGTGATCGAAGCCTATGGCCGCTGGCCCGGTCTGGACGGAAAGCCGCGCGCGGGCACCCCGATCCTGTGCACCAACCCGCTGACCGGCAGCGTGGGCGGGAGCGCCGATGCCGCCGCGAACCACGGCACGCTGGTTCCCAATTCCGAATTGACCGACGGCACCATTGAACCGGGCAAGGTTCCGGCGCGCTGCGCGCCCGACGGCATGTTGCTGATCGGCGACCCGCCCGATCTGGGCAGTTTCGTGCTGCCGGGCAACAACTATCACCTTTACGATATCCCGTTGTTCTGGGTGAACCTGCGCGAAGACGCGGCACGGCGCGAGGCGGCCTGGTGGCAGACGCACTGA
- a CDS encoding siroheme synthase yields MPSGFRTGWPDMKSLPLFHRVSGQPVIVLGSGEAAKAKRRLVERAGGQVFDSIDEGVDRGARLAFVAHESAAATEADCLRLRGLGLLVNATDRPELCDFTVPSLVDRDPVLVAVGTGGASAGLAKALRLRLDALLPQRLGALANALFAARGRLRARFPEAADRRRALDAALDAGGPLDPLDGDAAERVEEWAEGTMGDHAVRVEIRLRSVDPDELTLREARWLGRADVLVIDGAIPPAILARARADAVRVPAGTRVPLKGTVVTLRVS; encoded by the coding sequence ATGCCGAGCGGGTTCCGGACTGGCTGGCCTGACATGAAAAGCCTGCCGCTGTTCCACCGCGTTTCCGGCCAGCCGGTGATCGTGCTGGGCAGCGGGGAGGCGGCGAAAGCGAAACGGCGGCTGGTGGAACGGGCCGGCGGACAGGTTTTCGATTCAATCGACGAAGGCGTGGATCGCGGTGCGCGGCTTGCCTTCGTTGCGCACGAAAGCGCGGCGGCGACCGAGGCCGATTGCCTGCGGCTGCGCGGGCTGGGCCTGCTGGTGAACGCGACCGACAGGCCCGAACTTTGCGATTTCACGGTGCCATCGCTGGTCGACCGCGATCCCGTGCTGGTCGCGGTGGGGACGGGCGGCGCATCGGCAGGGCTGGCGAAAGCGTTGCGTCTTCGGCTTGATGCACTGCTGCCACAGCGGCTGGGCGCCCTGGCGAATGCCCTTTTCGCGGCGCGCGGCCGATTGCGCGCGCGCTTTCCCGAAGCGGCGGACCGTCGCCGCGCGCTCGATGCGGCGCTCGACGCGGGCGGCCCGCTGGACCCGCTCGACGGCGACGCGGCGGAGAGGGTCGAGGAATGGGCCGAAGGCACGATGGGCGATCATGCGGTGCGGGTTGAAATCCGGCTCCGCTCGGTCGATCCCGACGAACTGACGCTGCGAGAGGCGCGCTGGCTGGGCCGTGCCGACGTGCTGGTGATCGACGGGGCGATCCCGCCCGCCATCCTGGCCCGCGCCCGCGCCGACGCGGTTCGCGTTCCCGCGGGCACCAGGGTTCCGCTCAAGGGAACCGTGGTTACGCTTCGCGTGTCCTAG
- the lepB gene encoding signal peptidase I — protein sequence MNEEQSPDDPASSHAPAESGTPAEPETGVDWWAELRGLGAMLLLVLAFHSLVAKPFYIPSTSMVPNLLVGDRLIVAKYPYGWDWASASFHVLPRGKWRIFPHNPQYGDIVIVVPPNDDEDYIKRVVALPGDRIAVKNGQIILNGKPVPQEVEPPLELPVDPNQPCYPSDYPGARYRDASGREFCELPILRETMPNGATYRIVDLRQGQPLDNYPETLVPPGHVFLMGDNRDVSADSRAPISEKGLGGPVPLSDVGGRAEFITFSLDGSESWNPLSWWKSLRRQRALTSLRTPIDRRKIER from the coding sequence GTGAACGAAGAGCAGTCGCCGGACGACCCAGCGTCTTCCCACGCCCCAGCGGAATCCGGAACGCCCGCAGAACCCGAAACCGGCGTCGACTGGTGGGCCGAACTGCGCGGGCTTGGCGCGATGCTGCTGCTGGTTCTCGCCTTCCACAGCCTTGTTGCGAAACCGTTCTACATCCCCTCCACGTCGATGGTGCCCAACCTGCTGGTGGGCGACCGGCTGATCGTGGCGAAATATCCCTATGGCTGGGACTGGGCATCCGCTTCGTTCCACGTCCTGCCGCGTGGCAAGTGGCGGATATTTCCGCATAATCCGCAATATGGCGACATCGTGATCGTCGTCCCGCCCAACGACGACGAGGACTATATCAAGCGCGTCGTGGCCCTGCCGGGTGACCGGATCGCGGTGAAGAACGGGCAGATCATCCTCAACGGCAAGCCCGTTCCGCAGGAAGTGGAACCGCCGCTGGAACTGCCGGTCGACCCGAACCAGCCCTGCTACCCGTCCGATTATCCCGGCGCGCGCTATCGCGACGCATCGGGCAGGGAATTCTGCGAGCTTCCGATCCTGCGCGAAACGATGCCCAACGGCGCGACCTATCGCATCGTGGACCTGCGACAGGGCCAGCCGCTCGACAATTATCCCGAAACGCTCGTCCCGCCGGGCCACGTGTTCCTGATGGGGGACAACCGCGACGTTTCGGCGGACAGCCGCGCGCCGATCTCAGAAAAGGGGCTTGGCGGGCCGGTGCCGCTGTCCGATGTGGGCGGCCGGGCCGAATTCATCACCTTCTCGCTCGACGGCAGCGAAAGCTGGAACCCGCTATCGTGGTGGAAGTCCCTGCGTCGCCAACGCGCGCTCACCAGCTTGCGCACGCCGATCGACAGGCGCAAGATCGAACGATGA
- the argH gene encoding argininosuccinate lyase, with the protein MWGGRFAAGPSAIMREINASIPFDKALWRQDIAASKAHVEMLGAKGIVSAADAATIADGLDKVAAEYEANGVPEDWDLEDIHMTTESRLAELIGPAAGRLHTARSRNDQVATDFRLWVREALDQADAGLKALQQALVVRAGEHADSIMPGFTHLQTAQPVTLGHHLMAYYEMVRRDRSRLADARARMNECPLGSAALAGTGFPIDRQATARALGFDKPTDNSLDSVSDRDFALDYLMAATQCSLHLSRLAEEFIIWASQPFGFVTLPDSLSTGSSIMPQKKNPDAAELVRGHAGRIAGCLTALTITMKGLPLAYSKDMQDDKPPVFEAASLLALSIAAMTGMVADAKFRTERMRGAAELGYATATDLADWLVRVADIPFREAHHITGAVVKAAESAGLALDQLSLDDLKAIDPRIDERIYDALSVEASVAARASHGGTAPDEVRKRVAEARKALGLEGDA; encoded by the coding sequence ATGTGGGGCGGCAGGTTCGCCGCGGGTCCGTCGGCGATCATGCGCGAGATAAACGCCTCGATTCCCTTCGACAAGGCTCTGTGGCGGCAGGACATCGCGGCAAGCAAGGCGCATGTGGAAATGCTGGGCGCGAAGGGCATCGTCTCGGCAGCGGATGCCGCGACCATCGCGGACGGGCTGGACAAGGTCGCCGCCGAATACGAAGCGAACGGCGTGCCCGAGGACTGGGATCTCGAAGACATCCACATGACCACCGAAAGCCGCCTTGCCGAACTGATCGGCCCGGCGGCGGGGCGGCTGCATACCGCGCGCAGCCGCAACGATCAGGTGGCGACCGACTTCCGACTGTGGGTGCGTGAGGCACTGGACCAGGCGGACGCGGGGCTGAAGGCGCTCCAGCAAGCGCTGGTGGTGCGGGCGGGCGAACACGCGGACAGCATCATGCCGGGCTTCACCCACTTGCAGACCGCGCAGCCGGTGACGCTGGGCCATCACCTCATGGCCTATTACGAAATGGTGCGGCGCGACCGTTCGCGCCTTGCCGATGCCCGCGCGCGGATGAACGAATGCCCGCTGGGATCGGCGGCGCTGGCGGGGACCGGCTTTCCGATCGACCGGCAGGCCACCGCGCGGGCGCTGGGTTTCGACAAGCCGACCGACAACAGCCTCGATTCGGTGTCCGACCGCGATTTCGCGCTCGATTACCTGATGGCGGCCACACAGTGTTCGCTGCACCTTTCGCGGTTGGCCGAAGAGTTCATCATCTGGGCCAGCCAGCCCTTCGGCTTCGTTACGCTGCCCGACAGCCTTTCGACCGGCAGTTCGATCATGCCGCAAAAGAAGAATCCGGATGCGGCGGAACTGGTGCGCGGCCATGCGGGGCGGATTGCCGGGTGCCTTACCGCGCTGACGATCACCATGAAGGGGCTTCCGCTCGCCTATTCCAAGGACATGCAGGACGACAAGCCGCCGGTGTTCGAGGCGGCAAGCCTGCTTGCCCTGTCCATCGCGGCGATGACCGGCATGGTCGCCGATGCGAAATTCCGGACAGAGCGGATGCGCGGCGCGGCAGAGCTTGGCTATGCCACGGCAACGGACCTGGCCGACTGGCTGGTTCGCGTGGCCGATATCCCCTTCCGAGAGGCGCATCACATCACCGGCGCGGTGGTGAAGGCGGCGGAAAGCGCGGGGCTGGCGCTTGACCAGTTGTCGCTGGACGACCTCAAGGCGATCGACCCGCGCATCGACGAGCGCATCTATGATGCGCTGTCGGTCGAGGCTTCCGTCGCCGCGCGCGCCAGCCATGGCGGAACCGCGCCCGACGAGGTAAGGAAGCGCGTGGCCGAGGCGCGCAAGGCGCTCGGCCTTGAAGGAGACGCATAG
- a CDS encoding AI-2E family transporter, with product MKDRGESGARISGESHEPGPTDFRDVLIRTEAKKAAVWIGMAALAALVVLLAQPLLVIFGGIVFAAMIDGGARLIGRVLPLPRTIRIVMVLVATAGFLVWLVIFGGNQIANQAAQMPDVIQAQVTHLLDWARSHGIDVAQFDLRSLMSSVLDGVGSVTRWIGGVFGGLTTLFLIMILGIYISLEPALYRRGISWMLPAAERSYFEETARHMGRSLRMLLAGRLLGMAIEGVATGVLLAIYGVPMAALLGLLTGLLAFLPNIGAPISGTLMVLVGFSGGVDMGIYCIIVYVVVQTVDGNIIVPMVARKTVDLAPALVLGAQLIFGVMFGILGLALADPFVAMLKIALERQSNRRNALDGEPASSGPASAPAMPDRS from the coding sequence ATGAAGGACAGGGGAGAAAGCGGGGCAAGGATCAGCGGCGAATCGCACGAGCCCGGCCCGACCGACTTTCGCGACGTCCTGATCCGCACCGAAGCGAAGAAAGCCGCGGTCTGGATCGGCATGGCCGCGCTGGCCGCGCTTGTGGTCCTGCTTGCCCAGCCGCTTCTGGTGATCTTCGGCGGAATCGTCTTCGCCGCGATGATCGATGGCGGCGCGCGGCTGATCGGGCGGGTGCTGCCCCTGCCGCGCACCATCCGCATCGTCATGGTCCTTGTCGCGACCGCGGGGTTCCTTGTCTGGCTGGTGATCTTCGGCGGCAACCAGATCGCCAACCAGGCGGCCCAGATGCCCGACGTGATCCAGGCGCAAGTGACCCACCTGCTCGACTGGGCGCGCAGCCACGGCATAGACGTGGCGCAGTTCGACCTGCGCAGCCTGATGAGTTCCGTCCTGGACGGCGTGGGGTCGGTAACGCGCTGGATCGGCGGCGTTTTCGGCGGGCTGACCACGCTGTTCCTGATCATGATCCTGGGGATCTACATCTCGCTGGAGCCCGCGCTTTACCGCCGCGGAATTTCGTGGATGCTGCCCGCGGCAGAGCGCAGCTATTTCGAGGAAACCGCGCGGCACATGGGCCGATCGTTGCGGATGCTGCTTGCCGGGCGCCTGCTGGGCATGGCGATAGAGGGCGTGGCAACCGGCGTATTGCTGGCGATCTACGGTGTGCCGATGGCCGCGCTGCTGGGCCTGCTGACCGGGCTGCTGGCGTTCCTGCCGAACATCGGCGCGCCGATTTCGGGCACACTGATGGTGCTTGTCGGCTTTTCCGGCGGCGTCGACATGGGGATCTACTGCATCATCGTCTATGTCGTGGTGCAGACCGTGGACGGCAACATCATCGTGCCGATGGTCGCGCGCAAGACCGTGGACCTTGCCCCCGCGCTGGTGCTGGGCGCGCAGCTGATCTTCGGGGTGATGTTCGGCATCCTGGGCCTTGCGCTTGCCGATCCTTTCGTCGCGATGCTCAAGATCGCGCTTGAACGCCAATCCAATCGCCGCAACGCTCTGGACGGAGAACCAGCCTCTTCCGGGCCGGCATCCGCCCCGGCAATGCCCGACCGATCCTGA
- the ruvX gene encoding Holliday junction resolvase RuvX has protein sequence MVADALITSFVPDFRAALPDGGVLLGLDAGTKTIGTALCDAGWRFAGAGKTIARRKFAADKAQLAALVKERGVKGMVIGLPLNMDGSESPRSQASRAMARNLAEFGLPILLWDERWTTQAAERAMIEQDFSRAKRSDRIDSHAAALILQGAIDALAGSAF, from the coding sequence CTGGTGGCAGACGCACTGATCACGTCCTTCGTGCCCGATTTCCGGGCGGCTTTGCCCGATGGCGGGGTCCTGCTCGGCCTCGACGCCGGCACGAAGACGATCGGAACCGCCCTGTGCGACGCGGGCTGGCGCTTTGCCGGCGCGGGCAAGACGATCGCCCGCAGGAAATTCGCCGCCGACAAGGCGCAACTGGCGGCGCTTGTGAAAGAGCGCGGTGTGAAAGGCATGGTGATCGGCCTGCCGCTCAACATGGACGGCAGCGAAAGCCCGCGCAGCCAGGCATCCCGCGCGATGGCGCGCAACCTTGCCGAATTCGGCCTGCCGATCCTGTTGTGGGACGAACGCTGGACCACGCAGGCTGCCGAACGGGCGATGATAGAACAGGATTTCAGCCGCGCGAAACGTTCTGACCGGATCGATTCGCACGCCGCCGCGCTGATTTTGCAAGGCGCGATAGACGCGCTGGCCGGCTCCGCATTCTAG
- the lysA gene encoding diaminopimelate decarboxylase, with protein sequence MDHFQLRNGVLYAEDVPLPRIAEAVGTPVYVYSRATLVRHARVFREGLSALDNPHIAFAVKANPNLAVLKVLQKEGYGADVVSGGEMARALAADMAPRDIVFSGVGKTHAELLQGLEAGIGQFNLESEEEGYELAMLAERHGKRAACALRVNPDVDARTHAKISTGKRENKFGVPIDRAAAIYAALAAQPGLDMRGIAVHIGSQLSDLEPMETAFAKVGALIADLRGQGLSVTHADLGGGLGVPYKAGDVMPSPAEYGAMVARATRGWDVRLMFEPGRVIAGNAGVLMTRVIRSKRSGNGPPFVIVDAAMNDLARPAMYGAWHDFEAVEPTGDRMTAHIAGPICETGDTFAMDRETDALKSGDLAVFRTAGAYGATMASSYNSRGFVAEVLVDGDKFAVVADRIAPQAIQDAERVPDWLA encoded by the coding sequence ATGGACCATTTTCAGCTTCGTAACGGCGTCCTTTACGCCGAAGACGTGCCCCTGCCGCGCATTGCGGAGGCGGTGGGCACGCCCGTCTATGTCTATTCGCGCGCCACGCTGGTGCGCCATGCCCGCGTGTTCCGCGAAGGCCTCTCGGCCCTCGACAATCCGCACATCGCCTTTGCGGTGAAGGCGAACCCCAACCTTGCGGTGCTGAAGGTGCTGCAAAAGGAAGGCTATGGCGCCGATGTGGTTTCGGGTGGAGAAATGGCCCGCGCGCTGGCCGCCGACATGGCGCCGCGCGACATCGTGTTCTCGGGCGTGGGCAAGACCCATGCCGAACTGCTCCAGGGTCTCGAGGCCGGGATAGGGCAGTTCAACCTCGAATCCGAGGAAGAGGGATACGAACTGGCGATGCTGGCCGAACGGCACGGCAAGCGCGCCGCTTGCGCGCTGCGCGTGAATCCGGATGTGGATGCGCGCACCCACGCGAAGATTTCTACCGGCAAGCGCGAAAACAAGTTCGGCGTGCCGATCGATCGTGCCGCGGCGATCTATGCCGCGCTTGCCGCGCAGCCGGGGCTGGATATGCGCGGCATCGCCGTGCACATCGGCAGCCAGCTTTCCGACCTTGAGCCGATGGAGACCGCGTTCGCGAAGGTGGGCGCGCTGATCGCGGACCTGCGCGGACAGGGCCTTTCGGTCACGCATGCCGATCTCGGCGGCGGGTTGGGTGTGCCATACAAGGCAGGCGACGTGATGCCTTCGCCCGCCGAATACGGCGCGATGGTGGCCCGCGCGACGCGGGGCTGGGACGTGCGCCTGATGTTCGAGCCGGGGCGCGTGATCGCAGGCAACGCCGGCGTTCTGATGACGCGCGTGATCCGTTCGAAGCGCAGCGGTAACGGTCCGCCGTTCGTGATCGTGGACGCCGCGATGAACGATCTTGCCCGGCCCGCGATGTACGGCGCCTGGCACGATTTCGAAGCCGTCGAACCCACGGGTGATCGCATGACCGCACACATCGCCGGGCCGATCTGCGAAACCGGCGATACGTTCGCGATGGACCGCGAAACAGATGCGCTGAAGTCCGGCGATCTTGCCGTGTTCCGCACCGCCGGAGCCTATGGCGCGACAATGGCATCCAGCTATAACAGCCGGGGTTTTGTGGCCGAAGTGCTGGTGGATGGAGACAAGTTCGCCGTCGTCGCCGATCGCATTGCCCCGCAGGCGATCCAGGATGCCGAGCGGGTTCCGGACTGGCTGGCCTGA